A single genomic interval of Odontesthes bonariensis isolate fOdoBon6 chromosome 3, fOdoBon6.hap1, whole genome shotgun sequence harbors:
- the mustn1a gene encoding musculoskeletal embryonic nuclear protein 1a yields the protein MSQPGQEDEQMQRPEMREEDLTEAKTKLGTGGSAKSKTFEVMEECEKKGKAAPSVFSGARSGAETAFNTRSARPVRK from the exons ATGTCTCAA CCTGGTCAGGAAGATGAACAAATGCAGCGtcctgaaatgagagaagagGACCTGACTGAAGCAAAGACCAAGCTGGGTACTGGTGGGTCTGCAAAGAGCAAGACCTTTGAAGTAATGGAGGAATGCG AGAAAAAGGGTAAAGCTGCTCCCTCGGTGTTCAGTGGAGCGAGGTCAGGAGCAGAGACTGCTTTCAACACACGCTCAGCTCGACCAGTCAGGAAGTAG